The following are from one region of the Haloactinomyces albus genome:
- a CDS encoding SAM-dependent methyltransferase — protein sequence MVAEDRQPVPDEPDVDLTRPNAARMYDYYLGGDAHFAADREAADRALARFPHAAGSARANRAFLDRAVRACLQKGIRQFLDLGSGVPTVGNVHEIAHHHDPEARVAYVDNEPVAVAHGDRLMAENPLVTVTLADLRNPREVLAAPGVAGLLDFRQPVAVLMVAVLHFVSDEADPTGIVATYREALPAGSALVLSHISDDQPTEELAAPHRAVAEVYRTSSTPAHLRDYPAIAALFTGFEVLAPGVVDARHWRPDEPRALEQDPCGFYAGVGWLPRPSA from the coding sequence ATGGTTGCCGAGGACCGCCAGCCGGTACCCGACGAGCCGGACGTCGATCTCACCCGCCCGAATGCGGCGCGGATGTATGACTACTACCTGGGCGGAGATGCCCACTTTGCCGCCGACCGCGAGGCTGCCGACCGGGCACTGGCCCGGTTCCCGCACGCTGCGGGCTCGGCACGAGCCAATCGGGCGTTCCTGGACCGTGCAGTGCGCGCATGTCTGCAGAAGGGCATCCGCCAGTTCCTCGATCTGGGCTCCGGCGTGCCGACGGTGGGCAACGTGCACGAGATCGCCCACCACCACGATCCCGAGGCCCGGGTGGCCTATGTGGATAATGAGCCGGTTGCCGTGGCCCACGGGGATCGGCTCATGGCCGAGAATCCGCTGGTGACGGTTACCCTTGCCGACCTGCGGAATCCGCGCGAGGTGCTGGCCGCCCCAGGAGTGGCCGGATTGCTGGATTTTCGGCAGCCGGTCGCGGTGCTCATGGTGGCGGTGCTGCACTTCGTCTCCGACGAGGCCGATCCCACCGGGATCGTGGCCACCTACCGCGAGGCCTTGCCCGCAGGCAGCGCCTTGGTGCTTTCGCACATCAGCGACGACCAGCCCACCGAGGAGCTGGCTGCCCCACATCGCGCCGTCGCCGAGGTCTACCGCACCAGCTCCACCCCGGCCCACCTGCGTGATTACCCGGCCATTGCGGCCCTGTTCACCGGCTTCGAGGTTCTCGCTCCGGGAGTGGTCGATGCCCGGCACTGGCGCCCCGACGAGCCCCGAGCCTTGGAGCAGGACCCCTGCGGCTTCTACGCCGGAGTCGGGTGGCTGCCTCGGCCGTCGGCGTGA
- a CDS encoding IclR family transcriptional regulator, producing the protein MTSVDRTPGASRSVTAKVLALLEAFTPDTPEMTLSELARRSGVSLPTAHRRVAELLEWGALEHAPGGRYRIGLRLWEVGSLAPRGLGLREAAMPFLEDLYEFTRENVQLAVREGTEVVFVERIAGRRAVPVWTRVGGRFALHATGVGLVLLAHAPVEVQQELLDAPLDRYSPKTITDPAALREKLASIRQSGFAVSDGQVTVDALSVAAPVLGQDGSVVAAVSLVVRAEGAQSAMLRPVVQSAARAITRALHTPAPTPIISHRIPS; encoded by the coding sequence ATGACATCCGTCGACCGAACACCGGGTGCGAGCCGGTCGGTGACCGCCAAGGTACTTGCGCTACTCGAGGCCTTCACCCCCGACACACCGGAAATGACACTCAGTGAGCTGGCACGGCGTTCCGGGGTATCGCTGCCCACCGCACACCGTCGGGTGGCCGAATTGCTCGAATGGGGCGCGCTGGAGCACGCCCCCGGCGGGCGCTATCGCATCGGGCTACGGCTGTGGGAAGTCGGTTCCCTCGCACCGCGTGGGCTGGGATTGCGTGAGGCGGCCATGCCGTTCCTCGAGGACCTCTACGAGTTCACCAGGGAGAACGTCCAACTCGCCGTCCGGGAAGGCACCGAGGTCGTCTTCGTCGAACGCATCGCGGGCCGCCGTGCCGTACCCGTGTGGACGCGTGTCGGCGGCCGGTTCGCCCTGCACGCCACCGGAGTCGGGCTGGTGCTTCTCGCTCACGCACCCGTCGAGGTCCAGCAGGAACTGCTCGATGCGCCACTGGACCGCTATTCCCCCAAAACCATCACCGACCCGGCCGCGTTGCGGGAGAAACTCGCCAGCATTCGGCAAAGCGGCTTCGCCGTCAGCGATGGCCAGGTCACCGTCGATGCCCTCTCGGTGGCTGCGCCGGTGCTGGGTCAGGACGGTTCCGTGGTCGCCGCGGTCTCCCTCGTGGTCCGCGCCGAAGGCGCACAATCGGCCATGCTGAGACCCGTCGTGCAATCCGCGGCACGAGCGATCACTCGTGCTCTGCACACTCCCGCGCCCACTCCCATCATCAGCCACCGAATCCCGTCCTGA
- a CDS encoding 5-methyltetrahydropteroyltriglutamate--homocysteine S-methyltransferase has protein sequence MSSPRTTPPFRADHVGSLLRPPYLLEARKQYDAGQISAEELHSVEDKAIRETVQRQADIGLRSATDGEFRRSSWHMDFIYQLGGITQSDEHMHVEFRNSDGTLDFSPAAMRVNDKITLDRTIFADDFRFLQENTDATAKLTIPSPSMVHYRGGRAQLDSDVYPDEEQFWADLTAAYSEQIRRIGEQGCRYLQLDDTSLAYLNDPRQRELIANRGDDAEHQHEHYIRQLNKALAGRPEGLHITTHMCRGNFQSSWVAEGSYEFVAEVLFNELAVDGFFMEFDDARSGGFEPLRFVPPDKQVVLGLVTTKNGELESKDDLKRRIDEASKYVDLDQLCLSPQCGFSSTVEGNALTQEQQWAKLELIVETAEEVWG, from the coding sequence ATGTCCAGTCCCCGCACCACGCCGCCCTTCCGCGCCGACCATGTGGGAAGCCTGCTCCGGCCGCCTTACTTGCTGGAAGCCCGGAAGCAGTACGACGCCGGGCAGATCAGTGCGGAAGAACTGCACTCCGTCGAGGACAAGGCCATCCGCGAGACGGTGCAGCGGCAAGCCGACATCGGACTGCGCAGCGCCACCGACGGTGAATTCCGCCGCAGTTCCTGGCACATGGACTTCATCTACCAGCTCGGTGGCATCACGCAGTCCGACGAGCACATGCACGTGGAGTTCCGCAACTCCGACGGCACACTGGACTTCTCACCCGCCGCGATGCGAGTCAACGACAAGATTACCCTGGACAGGACGATCTTTGCCGACGACTTCCGCTTCCTGCAGGAGAACACCGACGCGACGGCGAAGCTCACCATCCCCTCGCCGAGCATGGTGCACTACCGCGGCGGCAGGGCGCAGCTCGACTCCGACGTGTACCCGGACGAGGAGCAGTTCTGGGCCGACCTCACCGCGGCGTACTCCGAGCAGATCCGCCGCATCGGTGAGCAGGGATGCCGCTACCTGCAGCTCGACGACACCAGCCTCGCCTACCTCAACGACCCGAGGCAGCGTGAGCTCATCGCCAACCGTGGTGACGATGCCGAGCACCAGCACGAGCACTACATCCGCCAGCTCAACAAGGCGCTGGCCGGTCGGCCCGAGGGCCTGCACATCACCACCCACATGTGCCGGGGCAACTTCCAGTCCTCCTGGGTGGCCGAAGGCAGTTACGAGTTCGTGGCCGAGGTTCTGTTCAACGAACTGGCGGTGGACGGTTTCTTCATGGAGTTCGATGATGCGCGCTCCGGTGGTTTCGAACCCCTGCGGTTCGTACCGCCGGACAAGCAGGTCGTGCTCGGCCTGGTCACCACCAAGAACGGTGAACTGGAGAGCAAGGACGACCTCAAGCGGCGCATCGACGAGGCAAGCAAGTACGTCGACCTCGACCAGCTCTGCCTGTCGCCGCAGTGCGGATTCTCCTCCACCGTGGAGGGCAACGCGCTGACGCAGGAACAACAGTGGGCGAAGTTGGAGCTCATCGTCGAGACCGCCGAGGAGGTCTGGGGCTGA
- a CDS encoding TIGR03086 family metal-binding protein, producing the protein MNEEHTRVPLLDGVGLLERAITYTLGSLHLVTQADLLCSTPCRDWDLRALLRHMEESLVALHEAVDTGHVGIEALAEDGDPAVDPVTALRNRACRLLGASTGAGSRDVVSIADAELTTGIVTSTGALEIAVHGWDIARARRDHRPIPEPLAEEMLALLPLFVTDADRPGRFAAPVDVPPWAGPGDRLLAFLGRDP; encoded by the coding sequence ATGAACGAGGAACACACGAGGGTGCCGCTGCTCGACGGAGTGGGACTGCTCGAACGGGCGATCACCTACACGCTCGGTAGCCTGCACCTCGTCACACAGGCGGACCTGTTGTGCTCCACGCCCTGTCGGGACTGGGACCTGCGGGCACTGCTGAGACACATGGAGGAATCCCTCGTCGCGCTGCATGAAGCCGTCGATACCGGGCACGTCGGAATCGAGGCGCTTGCCGAGGACGGTGATCCGGCCGTGGATCCCGTCACCGCACTGCGCAACCGTGCCTGCCGGCTGCTCGGCGCATCGACCGGTGCGGGAAGCCGCGACGTGGTTTCCATCGCGGATGCCGAACTGACCACCGGCATCGTGACGAGCACGGGAGCGCTGGAGATCGCCGTACACGGATGGGATATCGCCCGAGCCCGCCGGGATCACCGGCCGATTCCGGAACCGCTGGCCGAGGAGATGCTCGCACTCTTACCGCTGTTCGTCACCGACGCCGATCGCCCGGGGCGCTTCGCCGCGCCCGTGGACGTGCCGCCATGGGCCGGTCCGGGAGATCGGTTGCTCGCCTTCCTGGGGCGAGATCCCTGA
- a CDS encoding sigma-70 family RNA polymerase sigma factor translates to MVMVDNPISTNDPVDEDFLRLADPFRRELLAHCYRMLGSVHDAEDLVQETYLRAWRSYDRFEGRSSLRTWLYRIATRTCLTALESRGRRPLPTGLGGSSSDAADDLVQQPETPWLEPIPDGMVGDERTDPAAIVTSRESMRLALIAAMQHLPPRQRAVLILRDVLQWRAAEVAEALGTSTPAVNSILQRARAQIEQMAPRQEEVVEPATPEQRELLDRYVAAFEDKDVAAIVKLFTSDAVWEMPPFTGWYRSPENIGRLIATQCPAGPGDLRLIPTEANGQPAFGVYMRDDEGVYRPFHLQVLTLTAAGVAHVAAFFDHRLFATFGLPETATRPAAAVDVLTRTSR, encoded by the coding sequence ATGGTCATGGTGGACAACCCGATCAGCACGAACGATCCGGTCGATGAGGATTTCCTCCGATTGGCCGATCCGTTCCGGCGTGAGCTGCTCGCGCACTGTTATCGCATGCTCGGCTCGGTGCACGACGCCGAGGACCTGGTTCAGGAGACCTACCTGCGCGCGTGGCGTTCCTACGACCGTTTCGAGGGGCGGTCCTCCCTGCGTACCTGGCTCTACCGGATCGCGACCCGCACCTGCCTGACCGCGTTGGAAAGCCGCGGGCGGCGCCCGCTGCCCACCGGCCTCGGCGGATCGAGCTCCGATGCCGCCGATGACCTGGTGCAGCAGCCGGAAACGCCGTGGTTGGAACCCATCCCCGACGGCATGGTCGGCGACGAGCGGACCGATCCCGCCGCGATCGTCACCTCCCGCGAGAGCATGCGGCTGGCACTCATCGCCGCCATGCAGCACTTACCGCCCCGGCAGCGTGCCGTGCTGATCCTGCGCGACGTGCTGCAGTGGCGCGCCGCCGAGGTCGCCGAGGCGCTCGGCACCTCGACCCCCGCCGTCAACAGCATCCTGCAACGCGCGCGAGCCCAGATCGAGCAGATGGCGCCGAGGCAGGAGGAAGTCGTCGAACCGGCCACTCCGGAGCAGCGTGAGCTGCTCGACCGCTACGTCGCGGCCTTCGAGGACAAGGACGTCGCCGCCATCGTGAAGCTGTTCACCTCCGATGCCGTCTGGGAGATGCCACCGTTCACGGGGTGGTACCGCAGTCCGGAAAACATCGGCCGTCTCATCGCCACGCAATGCCCCGCCGGACCGGGCGATCTGCGACTGATCCCGACCGAGGCGAACGGCCAGCCCGCCTTCGGGGTGTACATGCGCGACGACGAGGGGGTGTACCGGCCGTTTCACCTGCAGGTGCTCACCCTGACCGCCGCGGGGGTGGCTCATGTCGCCGCGTTCTTCGACCATCGCTTGTTCGCCACTTTCGGACTCCCGGAGACCGCCACCCGGCCGGCCGCAGCGGTCGATGTGCTGACGCGGACATCACGATGA
- a CDS encoding acyl-CoA dehydrogenase family protein, with product MTAVEPNRTAQPQHPVGEREARQVAEQARETRWDKPSFGKEIFLGRFRLDLIHPYPAGDRQRRDRGEEFLGRLRQFCEEKVDGVAIERDGAIPDEVIAGLKELGALGMKIGTEYGGLGLSQVYYNRALMIAGSAHPSLGALLSAHQSIGVPQPVKMFGTAEQCEEFLPRCARTDISAFLLTEPDVGSDPARLAASATPTGDGDYLLDGVKLWTTNGVVADLLVVMARVPASEGHPGGVTAFVVEASSPGITVENRNAFMGLRGIENGVTRFHQVRVPAKNRIGAEGAGLKIALTTLNTGRLSLPAMCTGTAKWCVKIAREWSAERVQWGRPIGEHEAVSGKVAFMSATAFALESVSELSGEMADEQRHDIRIEAALAKLYGSEMGWSIADELVQIRGGRGFESAESLAARGERGVPAEQVLRDMRINRIFEGSTEIMHLLIAREAVDTHLSVAGDIIDPDAGFTRKAKAAARAAKFYASWLPTLTAGKGQLPNSFAEFGELAGHLRYVERASRRLARQTFYAMSRWQGRMELKQRFLARIVDIGAELFAMSASCVRAEMLREQDPEQGRSAYELAGVFCAQARIRVEELFDRLWTNTDDEDRSLTRTVLQERHTWLEEGVLDPSIDGPWIAHTPSGPSAKEDVHRKVG from the coding sequence ATGACCGCAGTGGAACCGAACCGAACGGCTCAACCGCAGCACCCTGTCGGCGAGCGCGAGGCCAGGCAGGTTGCAGAGCAAGCCCGCGAAACCCGATGGGACAAGCCCAGCTTCGGCAAGGAAATCTTCCTCGGCCGGTTCCGGCTCGATCTCATCCATCCCTACCCGGCCGGTGACCGGCAGCGTCGCGACCGCGGCGAGGAATTCCTCGGTCGGCTGCGCCAGTTCTGCGAGGAGAAGGTCGACGGTGTCGCCATCGAGCGGGACGGGGCCATTCCGGACGAGGTCATCGCCGGGCTCAAGGAACTCGGTGCACTCGGGATGAAGATCGGTACCGAGTACGGCGGGCTCGGCCTGTCCCAGGTCTACTACAACAGGGCCCTGATGATCGCGGGCTCGGCGCATCCGTCGCTGGGTGCGCTGCTGTCGGCGCACCAGTCCATCGGGGTGCCGCAGCCGGTGAAAATGTTCGGCACTGCGGAGCAGTGCGAGGAGTTCCTGCCGCGGTGTGCGCGCACCGACATCAGCGCCTTCCTGCTGACCGAACCCGATGTGGGCAGTGACCCCGCGCGGCTGGCCGCCAGTGCCACCCCGACCGGCGACGGTGACTACCTGCTGGATGGGGTGAAGCTGTGGACCACCAACGGTGTGGTCGCCGACCTGCTGGTGGTCATGGCCCGGGTGCCTGCCTCGGAGGGACATCCGGGGGGCGTCACCGCCTTCGTGGTCGAGGCGAGCAGTCCCGGTATCACGGTGGAGAACCGGAATGCTTTCATGGGACTGCGCGGCATCGAGAACGGTGTGACCAGGTTCCACCAGGTTCGCGTTCCCGCGAAGAACCGCATCGGCGCCGAGGGAGCCGGCCTGAAGATCGCATTGACCACGTTGAACACCGGAAGGCTCTCGCTGCCTGCGATGTGCACTGGAACGGCCAAGTGGTGTGTGAAGATCGCCCGGGAATGGTCGGCCGAGCGAGTGCAGTGGGGAAGGCCGATCGGCGAGCACGAGGCGGTCTCGGGCAAGGTCGCGTTCATGTCGGCCACGGCGTTCGCGCTGGAGTCGGTTTCGGAACTGTCCGGCGAAATGGCCGATGAACAACGGCACGACATCCGCATCGAGGCCGCGCTGGCCAAGCTGTACGGCTCCGAGATGGGATGGTCGATCGCCGACGAGTTGGTGCAGATTCGCGGTGGCCGTGGCTTCGAGTCGGCCGAATCGTTGGCTGCCCGTGGCGAGCGCGGGGTCCCGGCCGAGCAGGTCCTGCGTGATATGCGGATCAATCGGATCTTCGAGGGGTCCACGGAGATCATGCATCTGCTGATCGCCCGGGAGGCGGTGGATACTCACCTGTCGGTGGCCGGCGACATCATCGATCCGGATGCCGGCTTCACTCGCAAGGCGAAGGCCGCGGCACGGGCGGCCAAGTTCTACGCGAGCTGGTTGCCGACGCTGACTGCCGGAAAGGGCCAGTTGCCGAATTCGTTCGCCGAGTTCGGCGAGCTGGCAGGCCACCTGCGTTATGTGGAACGAGCCAGCCGTCGCCTGGCACGGCAGACCTTCTACGCCATGTCGCGCTGGCAGGGCAGGATGGAGCTCAAGCAGCGCTTCCTGGCACGGATCGTGGATATCGGCGCGGAATTGTTCGCCATGAGCGCGAGTTGTGTCCGCGCCGAGATGCTGCGTGAACAGGACCCGGAACAGGGACGCTCGGCTTACGAACTCGCGGGTGTGTTCTGTGCTCAGGCCAGAATCCGAGTCGAGGAACTGTTCGATCGCTTGTGGACGAACACCGATGACGAGGATCGGTCACTGACACGGACGGTCCTGCAGGAACGGCACACCTGGCTGGAGGAGGGCGTACTCGATCCCTCCATCGACGGGCCCTGGATCGCGCACACTCCCTCGGGGCCGTCGGCGAAGGAGGACGTGCACCGCAAGGTGGGATAG
- a CDS encoding GlxA family transcriptional regulator: MDNMCKNRAMAAFRASERHRVAVLVRHGLMPMELGLVHQMFGQACAAGGERLYEVVTCSLVPGEIRTDADFSTHVACGPEALGEADTVVVPASHEPDETETEGRLSAPLADALSHIRPGTRIASICTGAFVLAAAGLLDGRRATTHWKSAEHFRRLYPAVDLDPNVLYTDEGDVLTSAGEASGIDLCLHMVRCDHGSAIANDVARAMVVPPHRHGGQAQFIRLPLPDSRSSSTGTARSWALERLDRPLTLRELAAQESMSVRTFTRRFRDEVGISPLQWLTHQRIERARQLLEETGLPVDRIAAQAGFGTAASLRQHLQTTLGVSPSAYRRTFRDTAVPTEE, from the coding sequence ATGGACAACATGTGCAAAAATCGGGCCATGGCTGCTTTCCGGGCCTCCGAGCGACACCGCGTGGCCGTGCTCGTCCGCCATGGTCTGATGCCGATGGAGCTGGGCCTGGTGCACCAGATGTTCGGGCAGGCCTGTGCGGCCGGAGGTGAACGGCTGTACGAGGTCGTCACCTGCTCACTCGTCCCCGGTGAGATCCGTACGGACGCCGACTTCTCCACTCACGTGGCATGCGGCCCCGAAGCCCTGGGCGAAGCCGATACCGTGGTCGTTCCGGCCTCCCACGAGCCGGACGAGACCGAAACCGAGGGACGTCTCAGTGCCCCACTGGCCGATGCCCTGTCTCACATCCGTCCCGGTACTCGGATCGCCTCGATCTGTACGGGCGCCTTCGTACTGGCCGCCGCAGGACTACTCGACGGACGCCGAGCGACGACGCACTGGAAGTCGGCCGAGCATTTCCGGCGGCTGTATCCGGCCGTGGATCTCGACCCGAACGTCCTCTACACCGACGAGGGAGACGTCCTCACCTCGGCAGGCGAAGCCTCGGGGATCGACCTGTGCCTGCACATGGTCCGGTGTGACCACGGCTCGGCGATCGCCAATGATGTCGCCCGCGCCATGGTCGTTCCTCCGCATCGCCACGGCGGCCAAGCCCAGTTCATCCGGTTGCCCCTCCCCGATTCGCGATCCTCTTCCACCGGTACGGCTCGCTCCTGGGCGCTCGAGCGCCTCGACCGGCCGCTGACCCTGCGCGAGCTCGCCGCCCAGGAGTCGATGAGCGTACGAACCTTCACCCGCCGCTTCCGCGATGAGGTCGGGATCTCGCCGCTGCAGTGGCTGACTCACCAGCGCATCGAGCGCGCCCGGCAGTTGCTGGAGGAGACGGGCCTGCCCGTCGACCGGATCGCAGCACAGGCAGGCTTCGGCACCGCGGCCTCACTGCGTCAGCACCTGCAGACCACGCTCGGCGTCTCGCCGAGCGCCTACCGCCGTACGTTCCGCGATACGGCGGTCCCCACCGAAGAGTGA
- a CDS encoding bifunctional sugar phosphate isomerase/epimerase/4-hydroxyphenylpyruvate dioxygenase family protein — translation MSTVDTTTSPSGPSRSNLGARTGIATVCLSGTLEDKLAAAAAAGFDGVEIFENDLIASPWPPRQVRQRCTDLGLSVDLYQPFREFDAVSPDVFTANLRRAEHKFDVMEQLGSDTLLVCSSVSQDAAHDDDLIAEQLHTLACRAAERGIRIAYEALAWGRHVNTYDHSWEIVRRADHPALGLCLDSFHVLSRASDPAGIGDIPGDKLFFLQLADAPRLDMDVLQWSRHHRLFPGQGAFDLSAFVGRAFAAGYTGPLSLEVFNDVFRQSDPGRAAVDAMRSLLFLQEQVEVGHPAVPQDRARVTELPPAPDLTGHAFTELAVDDASGKQVANALAGLGFTHTGQHRSKPVQLWQQGSARVLLNTTEPSASNESGAAVSALAVDSADPTRSARRAEALLAPVLPRTRGADEASLAAVAAPDGTSVFFCRTDDDAGWPADFLSTGRSPEAGVGLTRTDHVALTQPFDHFDEATLFYRSVLGLHPENPTEFAAPFGLVRSRAVTDPAREVRIALSVALLRRGEEWAPGVSAPQHIAFATDDIIAGARAMRARGAPLLEISGNYYDDLDARLTLDPELLAAMRECSVLYDHDEHGEFLHCYTEVLGSRIFFEVVQRIGGYTGYGTTNAPVRMAAHRRLRVARSTGAPLNER, via the coding sequence ATGTCCACCGTTGACACCACCACATCACCTTCCGGTCCGTCTCGATCGAACCTCGGCGCCCGCACGGGGATCGCGACCGTGTGCCTGTCCGGCACCCTGGAGGACAAGCTGGCCGCGGCAGCCGCCGCGGGCTTCGACGGGGTGGAGATCTTCGAAAACGACCTCATCGCCTCACCGTGGCCACCACGGCAGGTCCGGCAGCGCTGCACCGACCTGGGACTTTCCGTCGATCTCTACCAACCCTTCCGCGAGTTCGACGCGGTCTCACCGGACGTGTTCACGGCGAACCTGCGCCGAGCGGAACACAAGTTCGACGTGATGGAGCAGCTCGGCTCGGACACGCTCCTGGTCTGCTCGTCGGTGTCGCAGGATGCCGCCCACGATGACGACCTCATCGCCGAGCAGCTGCACACACTGGCCTGCCGTGCCGCCGAGCGCGGCATCCGGATCGCCTACGAAGCACTCGCATGGGGTCGGCACGTCAATACCTACGACCACTCGTGGGAGATCGTCCGACGCGCCGACCATCCGGCGCTGGGCCTGTGCCTGGACAGCTTCCACGTGCTCTCCCGCGCAAGCGACCCGGCCGGAATCGGCGACATCCCCGGCGACAAGCTGTTCTTCCTGCAACTGGCCGATGCTCCCCGCTTGGACATGGACGTGCTGCAGTGGAGTCGGCACCATCGGCTCTTCCCCGGTCAGGGTGCCTTCGATCTGTCCGCCTTCGTCGGCCGTGCGTTCGCCGCCGGATACACCGGCCCCCTGTCCTTGGAAGTCTTCAACGACGTGTTCCGCCAGTCCGACCCCGGCCGCGCAGCCGTCGACGCGATGCGCTCACTGCTGTTCCTCCAGGAACAGGTCGAGGTGGGCCATCCCGCCGTGCCCCAGGACCGTGCGCGAGTCACCGAGCTACCACCGGCCCCGGACCTCACCGGGCACGCGTTCACCGAGCTGGCCGTCGACGACGCCTCCGGCAAGCAGGTGGCGAACGCGCTGGCCGGCCTCGGGTTCACCCACACCGGGCAGCACCGTTCCAAGCCGGTGCAACTGTGGCAGCAGGGCAGCGCCCGGGTACTGCTCAACACCACCGAGCCGAGCGCGAGCAACGAGTCGGGGGCCGCAGTCAGCGCACTCGCCGTGGACAGCGCCGACCCGACACGGTCCGCACGGCGCGCGGAAGCACTGCTGGCTCCCGTACTTCCCCGCACCCGCGGCGCGGACGAGGCGAGCCTGGCCGCTGTCGCCGCGCCGGACGGCACATCGGTGTTCTTCTGCCGCACCGACGATGATGCAGGCTGGCCTGCGGATTTCCTCTCCACGGGCCGCTCACCGGAAGCCGGGGTCGGCCTCACCAGGACCGACCACGTCGCGCTCACCCAGCCCTTCGATCACTTCGACGAAGCCACCCTGTTCTACCGTTCGGTGCTCGGGCTGCACCCGGAGAATCCCACCGAGTTCGCCGCACCATTCGGTCTGGTGCGCAGCCGCGCCGTCACCGATCCGGCCCGCGAGGTCCGGATCGCGCTGAGCGTGGCGCTGCTGCGCCGCGGCGAGGAATGGGCTCCCGGGGTCTCCGCCCCGCAACACATCGCCTTTGCCACCGACGACATCATCGCCGGCGCACGAGCGATGCGCGCACGGGGCGCACCGCTGTTGGAGATTTCCGGCAACTACTACGACGATCTCGATGCACGTCTGACCCTCGATCCCGAGCTGCTCGCCGCGATGCGTGAGTGCAGCGTGCTCTACGATCACGACGAGCACGGGGAGTTCCTGCACTGCTACACCGAGGTACTCGGCTCACGCATCTTCTTCGAGGTGGTGCAGCGCATCGGTGGCTACACCGGATACGGCACCACCAATGCCCCGGTCCGGATGGCCGCCCATCGCAGGCTGCGCGTCGCCAGGAGCACCGGCGCACCGCTCAACGAGCGATAA
- a CDS encoding MFS transporter: MKHPLSVALDEGPMKRFQWSAVAICILLNMLDGFDVLVMAFTANAVSQEFALSGALLGVLLSAGLFGMAGGSLFIAPWADRFGRRPVIMACLVVASLGMLLSAASQSPTQLALLRVITGLGIGGILACSNVIASEYASKRWRALAVSLNSTGYALGATLGGTIAVVLLGSFGWRSVFLFGGIATAAALVLVFFWLPESLDFLVTRQPSRALQRINALARRLGQAPLDRLPERSSSAPSGTGANVRALFTPRLRRPTLLLWVAFFCVMFGFYFVTSWTPKLLIEAGLSQTQGVTGGMLLNLGGIFGAAAVGALAARFLLRNVMISYLVATAVLLAVFIASTSSLALAFVLGALIGLLVNGCVAGLYAVAPSLYDASVRTTGVGFAIGIGRAGAILSPTIAGVLLDANWLPKHLYIAVGVVFLATAAVLLLLRPDNGDSTTSRESVTPAEEPAAGEPRISG, translated from the coding sequence ATGAAGCATCCACTGAGCGTCGCCCTCGATGAGGGGCCGATGAAGCGGTTCCAGTGGTCCGCGGTCGCGATCTGCATTCTGCTCAACATGCTCGACGGGTTCGACGTGCTCGTCATGGCCTTCACCGCCAACGCGGTGTCGCAGGAGTTCGCCCTCAGTGGAGCGCTGCTCGGGGTGCTGCTGTCGGCAGGCCTGTTCGGCATGGCAGGCGGGTCGTTGTTCATCGCGCCCTGGGCCGACAGATTCGGCCGCAGACCCGTGATCATGGCCTGCCTCGTGGTCGCGAGCCTCGGTATGCTGCTGTCCGCAGCCAGTCAGTCTCCGACTCAACTCGCGCTGCTGAGGGTGATCACAGGACTCGGCATCGGCGGGATCCTGGCCTGCAGTAATGTCATCGCCAGCGAGTACGCCTCCAAACGTTGGCGTGCCCTGGCCGTGAGCCTCAACTCCACCGGCTACGCCTTGGGGGCCACCCTCGGTGGCACGATCGCGGTCGTCCTGCTGGGCTCCTTCGGCTGGCGCTCGGTGTTCCTCTTCGGCGGAATCGCCACTGCGGCCGCTCTCGTGCTGGTGTTCTTCTGGTTGCCGGAATCCCTGGATTTCCTGGTGACCAGGCAGCCGTCGCGCGCACTGCAGCGGATCAACGCGCTGGCTCGCCGGCTCGGGCAGGCTCCCCTCGACCGCCTTCCGGAACGTTCCAGCTCGGCTCCATCAGGCACCGGAGCCAACGTGCGTGCACTGTTCACACCACGCCTGCGACGTCCCACGTTGCTGTTGTGGGTGGCTTTCTTCTGCGTGATGTTCGGTTTCTACTTCGTCACGAGCTGGACGCCGAAGCTGTTGATCGAAGCCGGTCTCTCACAGACCCAGGGCGTCACCGGCGGGATGCTGCTGAACCTGGGCGGAATCTTCGGTGCGGCAGCGGTGGGTGCGCTCGCGGCGCGATTCCTGTTGCGCAACGTGATGATCAGCTATCTGGTCGCCACCGCCGTGCTGCTCGCCGTGTTCATCGCTTCGACCTCGTCGCTGGCTCTGGCCTTCGTTCTCGGTGCGCTGATCGGTCTGCTCGTCAACGGCTGTGTCGCAGGGCTCTACGCCGTAGCCCCGAGCCTCTACGACGCCTCGGTACGTACGACCGGGGTCGGATTCGCGATCGGGATCGGCCGTGCCGGGGCGATCCTGTCACCGACCATCGCCGGAGTACTGCTCGATGCCAACTGGCTGCCGAAGCATCTTTACATCGCCGTCGGCGTGGTGTTCCTGGCAACAGCGGCCGTGCTGCTGTTGCTGCGCCCCGACAATGGGGACAGCACCACCTCGCGGGAATCGGTCACGCCGGCGGAGGAGCCCGCAGCCGGCGAACCGCGAATCTCCGGCTAG